The window ACGGGAACTAAGACCGTCCACATAGGAAAAAACACCGTTTCGGAAATGCGCTCCCGTTCTATAGCAAAAAACGGAGGGGAAGCAAACTACCGAGGCCTTTTATACATAGGAGCAAATGCAACCGGGGCTAAGGCTGCGGCCGAATGCGAATCCCTAATGCTTGACGATAAATCCCGCTCCGATACGATTCCGATTATAGAATCCCATATCGATGATGTAGATATAGGCCATGAGGCCAAAATCGGAAGGATAAGCGAATCAATGGTGTTCTACCTTATGCAAAGAGGTTTGGATGAGGCTGCTGCAAAATCCCTTATCATCAAGGGCTTTGTCGAACCTATCTCCAAGGAGCTGCCTCTGGAATATGCCGTTGAATTGAACAATCTTATTACAATCGAATTGGAAGGAACTATAGGATAGATATGAGTGACAGAACTTATTTTAAACGGCTTGACTACACAAAAACGGATATCCCTTCAAAGCCTTTTTGCAATTTAAACTGTAAGGCCAGCGGCCGGGCTGAAGCTAAAAATATAGAACAAATGACGATTGAGCAATTTTTAAAAACAGCCCCTTCAAAAGATATAGAAAAATTCTTTGATTTTACGAAGACAAAACGCGAAAAAAATTGCGGCCTCGGAGACAATTATGTTCAAGAAGTAAAGGATAAAAGAAATTCCGGTATTTACTTAAAAGTAAAAAAGTGCGCGGATAATGAACAGGCTGCGAATGTTCTAATCAATTTTACAATGGATCAGGCCAATAATGTTCTTTATGACCAAAATCTTATTGTAATTGAAGAAGGGGCAAGGGCTAAGATCTTTTTTTATCATGATGTAAAGGCCTACGATTGCTCAAAGGCCGATATTTTTAGAAACGGCCTACTAAGCATTGTTGCCGAAAAAAACTCTCAAGTAGAATTTATAAAGGTACAAAACTTGAGTCATTGCGGCATTAACTTTGAAACCGTAAAAATCTTTGCTATGGAGAAGGCTCAAGTTACCCTTTACGATATTCAGCTTGGGGCAAAGATAAACGGAGCTTCAACTTCTACCTATATGCCTGAGGAATGGGCCGAGGTTCAAATATACCCCCTCTACTTTGCAGATAAGACCAGACGCATCGACTTGGAGCAAAATTTTATCATCAACGGGAAAAATTCTCTCGGTGCAATTACCGCAAAGGGAGCCTTAAAGAACAAGGCTCATAAGATGTTCCGGGGCAATATCTTTTTAAACAGAGGCTGCTCAAAGTCCATTGCAAGGTTTTCGGACAATACGATTATGCTCGATAAGACCACTGTGGGTGCTACAATTCCAACAATCTTTTGCGATGAGGATGACGTTATAGGAGAGCACGCTGCGAGCTTTGAGGCGGTAAACAAGGACAAGCTTTACTATCTTATGACCCGCGGTTTTGACGAGCTTAGTGCCAAAAAGCTTATAATCGAGGCTGCCTTTAAACCTGTTTTTAACCGCATTGATGATGAAACGATAAGAGAAAAGCTCCTAGAGGAGTTCAGGATAAGCTTAGATGAGATAAAGGAATAAAAATGTGCCTTCTTATAAGGACTTTATTTCTTCAATACTTAATCCTGTAGCTTTTGCGATAACTTCCACGGCAAAACCCATTTCTGTTAAGTTTCTAGCAGTTTCAAGTTTGTTTTGGTGTGCCCCATCGGCAAAACCTTGTTGGATACCTTGCTCAATACCTTGTCGATAGCCTTCACTTATACATGAAGCCTTGTCGTGTTCATATTTCATGCGGGATTCATATAGCCATTTATCCCTAGGACTCATTTCCATTAATTCTATCGTTGTATTTGCCTTTCTCATCATCGGCGATTCTTGTTCTAACACTTCCCTCACCTCCCTTTCATCAGTTTCGATAAATTTAAGCCAATTTAATAAGCGTTTAGCTTTATAATCTT of the Treponema denticola ATCC 35405 genome contains:
- the sufD gene encoding Fe-S cluster assembly protein SufD — translated: MSDRTYFKRLDYTKTDIPSKPFCNLNCKASGRAEAKNIEQMTIEQFLKTAPSKDIEKFFDFTKTKREKNCGLGDNYVQEVKDKRNSGIYLKVKKCADNEQAANVLINFTMDQANNVLYDQNLIVIEEGARAKIFFYHDVKAYDCSKADIFRNGLLSIVAEKNSQVEFIKVQNLSHCGINFETVKIFAMEKAQVTLYDIQLGAKINGASTSTYMPEEWAEVQIYPLYFADKTRRIDLEQNFIINGKNSLGAITAKGALKNKAHKMFRGNIFLNRGCSKSIARFSDNTIMLDKTTVGATIPTIFCDEDDVIGEHAASFEAVNKDKLYYLMTRGFDELSAKKLIIEAAFKPVFNRIDDETIREKLLEEFRISLDEIKE